Proteins from a genomic interval of Centroberyx gerrardi isolate f3 chromosome 23, fCenGer3.hap1.cur.20231027, whole genome shotgun sequence:
- the sstr1b gene encoding somatostatin receptor type 1 codes for MDFNGSQDYGSYPTGFPYNTSMDYEDYYQEPDASKIIIPSIYALVCCVGLTGNAMVIYVILKYAKMKTATNIYILNLAIADELFMLSVPFLATSAAVRHWPFGSLMCRLVLSVDGINMFTSIFCLTVLSVDRYVAVVHPIKAARYRRPTVAKVVNVCVWGLSLIVILPIIIFADTVPAQDGAVDCNFLWPESAWSEAFVVYTFLLGFLLPVGAICLCYCLMVARMRAVGLKAGWLQRRRSEKKITRMVLLVVAVFVLCWMPFYIVQLVSVFHRPPDPMVTQLFVILSYANSSANPILYGFVSDNFRRSFQRIVCFRWLESGLDAEQVDYCAVALKRQATCGPPDFPKDCMASDMVFRNGTYTSRTTTL; via the coding sequence ATGGATTTCAATGGGAGCCAGGACTATGGGTCCTATCCAACAGGGTTTCCCTATAACACAAGCATGGACTATGAGGACTACTACCAGGAGCCTGATGCCAGTAAAATCATCATCCCGTCCATCTATGCCCTTGTCTGTTGCGTAGGTCTTACTGGCAATGCCATGGTCATCTACGTCATATTGAAATATGCTAAAATGAAAACAGCCACTAATATTTACATCCTGAACTTGGCTATTGCTGATGAGCTGTTCATGCTGAGCGTTCCTTTTCTGGCCACATCGGCCGCTGTCCGCCATTGGCCCTTTGGTTCGTTGATGTGTAGGTTGGTGCTAAGTGTTGACGGTATCAACATGTTCACATCGATCTTCTGCCTGACAGTACTGAGCGTGGACCGTTACGTAGCGGTAGTCCACCCTATCAAGGCCGCCCGCTACCGCAGACCCACCGTAGCCAAAGTGGTCAACGTGTGCGTATGGGGGCTGTCCCTCATAGTCATCCTGCCCATCATCATCTTCGCAGACACTGTCCCGGCGCAGGACGGCGCCGTGGACTGCAACTTCTTGTGGCCTGAGTCGGCGTGGTCCGAGGCCTTCGTGGTCTACACCTTcctgttgggtttcctgctacCGGTGGGAGCCATCTGCCTGTGCTACTGCCTGATGGTGGCCAGGATGCGAGCGGTGGGCCTGAAAGCCGGCTGGCTTCAACGGCGGCGTTCGGAGAAGAAGATCACCCGCATGGTGCTGCTGGTCGTCGCGGTGTTCGTTCTCTGCTGGATGCCGTTCTACATCGTCCAGCTGGTCAGCGTGTTCCACCGGCCGCCGGACCCCATGGTCACGCAGCTCTTCGTCATCCTCAGCTACGCCAACAGCAGCGCCAACCCCATCCTCTATGGCTTCGTGTCCGATAATTTCCGCCGCTCTTTCCAGCGAATTGTGTGTTTTCGGTGGCTCGAGTCGGGGTTGGATGCGGAGCAGGTGGACTACTGTGCTGTAGCACTGAAGAGGCAAGCAACATGCGGCCCTCCAGATTTCCCTAAAGATTGTATGGCCTCTGATATGGTGTTCCGCAACGGGACATATACCTCCCGTACAACCACACTGTAA